The following are encoded together in the Magnetospirillum gryphiswaldense MSR-1 v2 genome:
- the trpC gene encoding indole-3-glycerol phosphate synthase TrpC, protein MSTGTILDRICDDKRKEVALHKSQRPIQELLRRAQDQAPPRGFAAALDKKVEEIGIGLIAEIKKASPSAGLIRSTFEPAQLARAYARAGAACLSVLTNKFFQGTDAHLGEARSAVDLPVIRKDFVVDPYQIVESRALGADCILLIVSALTDAELSNMEDIALGYGMDVLIEVHDEAELERALKLKSKLIGVNNRDLKIMKTDLGTTERLAPLIPADRQLVCESGIDSPADIKRMINAGAKRFLIGESLMKRPDVEMATKILLAGAKV, encoded by the coding sequence ATGAGCACCGGTACCATCCTCGACCGCATCTGCGACGACAAGCGCAAGGAAGTGGCCCTGCACAAAAGCCAGCGCCCGATCCAGGAATTGCTGCGCCGGGCCCAGGACCAAGCGCCGCCGCGCGGCTTCGCCGCCGCGCTGGACAAGAAGGTGGAGGAAATCGGTATCGGCCTGATCGCCGAAATCAAGAAGGCCTCGCCCTCGGCCGGACTGATCCGCAGCACTTTCGAGCCGGCGCAACTGGCCCGCGCCTATGCCCGCGCCGGCGCCGCCTGCCTGTCGGTGCTGACCAACAAGTTCTTCCAGGGCACCGACGCCCATCTGGGCGAAGCCCGCTCCGCCGTCGATTTGCCGGTGATCCGCAAGGATTTCGTCGTCGACCCCTATCAGATCGTCGAATCCCGCGCGCTCGGCGCCGATTGCATCTTGCTGATCGTCTCGGCCCTGACCGATGCCGAATTGTCGAACATGGAAGATATCGCGCTTGGTTACGGCATGGACGTGCTGATCGAAGTGCACGACGAGGCCGAGTTGGAACGGGCGTTGAAGCTGAAATCGAAGCTGATCGGCGTCAACAACCGCGATCTCAAGATCATGAAGACCGATCTGGGCACCACCGAACGGCTGGCCCCCCTGATCCCCGCCGACCGCCAGCTGGTGTGCGAAAGCGGCATCGACAGCCCCGCCGACATCAAACGCATGATCAATGCCGGGGCCAAGCGTTTCCTGATCGGTGAATCACTGATGAAACGCCCCGATGTGGAAATGGCCACCAAGATCCTGCTGGCCGGGGCCAAGGTCTGA
- the trpD gene encoding anthranilate phosphoribosyltransferase gives MNSPAPASLSLMKEVIGRVAAGHTMSEDQAEEVFEVIMSGDATPAQIGGLLMALRVRGETVEEITGAARIMRAKALAVAAPEGAIDTCGTGGDGSGTYNISTAAAFVVAGAGVPVAKHGNRALSSKSGSADVLAALGIKVDADMTLVTESLWQNNIGFLMAPRHHNAMRHVAGPRVELGTRTIFNLLGPLANPAKAKFQILGVFASQWVEPMAEVLGRLGVERAWTVHGLDGLDELTITAPSLVSEWKNGKVHSFEIRPSDAGLRMAHASELKGGDAAFNAAALRALLEGAPGAYRDIVLFNAGAALVVAGKAADLKDGVTLAAKSIDDGAAKAALDRMVAITNREI, from the coding sequence ATGAACAGCCCCGCCCCCGCCAGCCTGTCGTTGATGAAGGAAGTGATCGGCCGCGTCGCCGCCGGTCACACCATGTCCGAGGATCAGGCCGAGGAAGTGTTCGAGGTCATCATGTCCGGCGACGCCACCCCGGCGCAGATCGGCGGCTTGCTGATGGCGCTGCGGGTGCGCGGCGAAACCGTCGAGGAAATCACCGGCGCCGCCCGCATCATGCGGGCCAAGGCCTTGGCCGTCGCTGCCCCCGAGGGCGCCATCGACACCTGCGGCACCGGCGGTGACGGATCGGGCACCTACAACATTTCCACCGCCGCCGCCTTCGTCGTCGCCGGTGCCGGTGTGCCGGTAGCCAAGCACGGCAACCGGGCGCTGTCGTCCAAATCGGGCTCCGCCGACGTGCTGGCCGCCTTGGGCATCAAGGTCGATGCCGACATGACCCTGGTGACGGAAAGCCTGTGGCAGAACAATATCGGCTTCCTGATGGCGCCCCGCCACCACAACGCCATGCGCCATGTGGCCGGGCCGCGGGTCGAGCTGGGCACCCGGACCATCTTCAACCTGCTGGGGCCGCTGGCCAATCCGGCCAAGGCCAAATTCCAGATTCTGGGCGTGTTCGCCAGCCAATGGGTCGAGCCCATGGCCGAGGTTCTGGGTCGCCTGGGGGTGGAGCGCGCCTGGACCGTGCACGGCCTGGACGGGCTGGATGAGCTGACCATCACCGCGCCGTCCTTGGTGTCGGAATGGAAGAACGGCAAGGTCCACAGCTTCGAGATCCGCCCCAGCGATGCCGGTCTGCGCATGGCCCATGCGTCCGAACTGAAAGGCGGCGACGCCGCCTTCAACGCCGCCGCCCTGCGTGCGTTGCTGGAGGGCGCGCCCGGCGCCTATCGCGACATCGTCTTGTTCAATGCCGGCGCTGCCCTGGTGGTCGCCGGCAAGGCCGCCGACCTCAAGGACGGCGTGACCCTGGCGGCCAAATCCATCGATGACGGCGCGGCCAAGGCTGCCCTCGACCGCATGGTCGCCATCACCAACCGCGAGATTTGA
- a CDS encoding anthranilate synthase component II, with translation MFLLIDNYDSFTYNLWHYLGELGAQVEVRRNDALSVAEALALNPEGIVISPGPCDPDRAGICLDLIRTAAGKVPLFGVCLGEQAMGQAFGGNVVRAPQPMHGKVDTIHHDGTGCFAGLPSPFRATRYHSLVVDRASLPTTLHVSAWTEDGLIMGLTHNDLPVWGVQFHPESIETEHGHAMLQNFVDLCRRTKGNAA, from the coding sequence ATGTTCCTGCTGATCGACAATTACGACAGCTTCACCTACAACCTTTGGCATTATCTGGGCGAATTGGGCGCCCAGGTCGAGGTGCGGCGCAACGACGCGCTTTCCGTCGCCGAGGCCCTGGCCCTGAACCCCGAGGGCATCGTCATTTCCCCCGGCCCCTGCGACCCCGACCGCGCCGGCATCTGCCTGGACCTGATCCGCACCGCCGCCGGCAAGGTGCCGCTGTTCGGCGTCTGCCTGGGCGAGCAGGCCATGGGCCAGGCCTTCGGCGGCAACGTGGTGCGCGCGCCGCAGCCCATGCACGGCAAGGTGGACACCATCCACCACGACGGTACCGGCTGCTTCGCTGGTCTGCCCTCGCCGTTTCGGGCCACCCGCTATCATTCTCTGGTGGTCGACCGCGCCAGCCTGCCCACCACCTTGCACGTCTCCGCCTGGACCGAGGACGGGCTGATCATGGGCCTGACCCACAACGATCTGCCGGTGTGGGGCGTGCAATTCCACCCGGAAAGCATCGAGACCGAGCATGGTCACGCCATGCTGCAAAATTTCGTCGATCTGTGCCGCCGCACCAAAGGGAACGCCGCCTGA
- a CDS encoding methyl-accepting chemotaxis protein, with protein sequence MSPETFAVEVLARVEKLVLEVADIAGSIDDVSKFVVQQRDGFAHIRDITHQLDSVISQIAEAGQITNQVAVEAGDNSRQSLDTVRAALGDIAALAESVRAIQGQLSQLDAMLLEVGNRAQSIQVIAGKTNLLALNATIEAERAGEAGRGFAVVASAVKTLSRRTSDVTNGIDGAVASLSESIGELVRASAATVETAGDVNQGVSVINTAVEGFDNALTTVAAKVADISAASADSHEQCEEVLDYVDTFNVSLETTGNDLKAADERINTLLQRSEELMGFISDQGYDTPNRVFIESARNTAAALSALFEQAVDQGKIAITDLFDENYRKVSGSNPEQFLTRFNDFADRTLRPIQDAQLALSPLLLICAAVDRNGYLPTHQEQYSKPQGADPVWNNANCRNRRFFADRAGLRSARNQLPFLLQTYRRDMGGGKFMLLKEASAPIWVKGRHWGGFRVAFKVEAG encoded by the coding sequence ATGAGTCCGGAGACCTTCGCCGTCGAGGTGCTGGCGCGCGTCGAAAAGCTCGTGCTCGAGGTTGCCGACATCGCCGGCAGCATCGACGACGTGTCCAAGTTCGTGGTCCAGCAGCGCGACGGCTTTGCCCATATCCGCGACATCACCCACCAGTTGGACAGCGTCATCTCCCAGATTGCCGAAGCCGGGCAGATCACCAATCAGGTGGCAGTGGAAGCCGGCGACAATTCGCGCCAATCGCTTGATACGGTGCGCGCCGCCCTGGGCGACATCGCCGCCCTGGCCGAATCTGTGCGCGCCATTCAAGGCCAGTTGTCGCAACTGGATGCCATGCTGCTGGAAGTGGGCAACCGGGCGCAATCCATTCAGGTGATCGCCGGCAAGACCAACCTGTTGGCGCTTAACGCCACCATCGAAGCCGAACGCGCCGGCGAAGCCGGGCGCGGTTTCGCCGTCGTCGCCTCGGCGGTGAAAACCCTGTCGCGGCGCACCTCGGACGTGACCAATGGCATCGACGGCGCCGTCGCCTCGTTGTCGGAAAGCATCGGCGAACTGGTCCGCGCCAGCGCCGCGACGGTGGAAACCGCTGGCGACGTCAACCAAGGTGTCAGCGTCATCAATACCGCGGTCGAGGGTTTCGACAACGCCCTGACCACGGTGGCGGCCAAGGTGGCCGACATCTCGGCGGCCAGCGCCGACAGCCATGAACAATGTGAAGAGGTGCTGGATTACGTCGATACCTTCAATGTCAGCCTGGAAACCACCGGCAACGATCTGAAGGCGGCGGACGAGCGCATCAACACCTTGCTACAACGCTCGGAAGAGTTGATGGGTTTCATCAGCGACCAGGGCTATGACACCCCCAACCGCGTCTTCATCGAATCGGCGCGCAACACCGCCGCCGCCCTGTCCGCCCTGTTCGAACAGGCGGTGGATCAAGGCAAGATCGCCATCACCGATCTGTTCGACGAAAATTACCGCAAGGTGAGCGGCAGCAACCCGGAACAGTTCCTGACCCGCTTCAACGATTTCGCCGATCGCACCTTGCGCCCGATCCAGGATGCCCAACTGGCGCTGTCGCCGCTTTTGCTGATCTGTGCCGCCGTCGACCGCAACGGCTATCTGCCCACCCACCAGGAACAATATTCCAAACCGCAAGGCGCCGACCCGGTGTGGAACAACGCCAATTGCCGCAACCGCCGTTTCTTCGCCGACCGTGCCGGCTTGCGGTCCGCCCGCAACCAGCTTCCGTTCCTGTTGCAGACCTATCGCCGCGACATGGGCGGCGGCAAATTCATGCTGCTGAAGGAAGCCTCGGCCCCCATCTGGGTCAAGGGACGGCACTGGGGCGGCTTCCGCGTCGCCTTCAAGGTCGAGGCGGGGTAA
- a CDS encoding heavy metal translocating P-type ATPase, whose amino-acid sequence MKGLGVMAAQSAEFLVSTLALPVRGMTCAACSTRLEKVLNRLDGVAGATVSLASEQADIRFDASRTNPATLAEAIGKAGFSVPDDTLELTIGGMTCAACSTRLEKVLGKVAGITTASVNLATERARVTFAAGTVAVADVVLAVEKAGFTAQVVVDGDSQMDKEEAAHAADLRRQGRLLALSALLTLPLVAGMVAHLAGWSWTLSGWWQLVLSAPVQFWIGWRFYVGAWTSLKGGSGNMDVLVALGTSAAWGVSAVAVAQGHGDHADLYFEGAAVVITLVLLGKLLETRAKRSAAGAIRALMRLRPETARVERDGRLVEIPADSVHPGDVVQIRPGERVPVDGVVVEGNSQMDEALITGESLPVAKEAGAPVVAGAINGDGLLRVRATRVGSESTISRIIRMVQGAQAAKAPVQKLVDRISAIFVPVVVAIAAAAFLLWWLAVGDVGLAFVAAVSVLVIACPCALGLATPTAIMVGTGMAARHGILIKDAEALELAHFVDVVVFDKTGTLTLGKPAVVAVQGDPELLRLAASAQQGSEHPLAGAVLAHAAGLDLGKPEKFKALPGRGIEAEIEGHVVLVGSPRLMAERGLDLAAWADAARAEEELGRTVVWAAADGRVLGFIALADPVKDSAAEAIAGLKALGVRSVMLTGDNARAAATVAASLGLDRFIAEVLPEDKEAQIQALKAEGHVVAMVGDGVNDAPALAAAHVGIAMGTGTDVAMQAAGITLVKGDPALLPAALSISRATRAKIRQNLFWAFFYNVVAIPLAALALLTPVIAGAAMAFSSVSVVSNSLLLRRWRG is encoded by the coding sequence ATGAAAGGTCTTGGCGTCATGGCTGCCCAAAGCGCGGAATTCCTGGTTTCAACCCTGGCTTTGCCAGTGCGCGGAATGACCTGCGCCGCCTGCTCGACCCGGCTGGAAAAAGTGCTGAACCGCCTGGATGGGGTGGCGGGCGCCACCGTGTCCTTGGCTTCGGAACAGGCGGATATCCGCTTTGATGCCAGCCGAACCAATCCGGCGACTTTGGCCGAAGCGATCGGCAAGGCCGGCTTTTCCGTCCCCGACGATACGCTGGAACTGACCATCGGCGGCATGACCTGCGCCGCTTGCTCGACCCGACTGGAGAAGGTCTTGGGCAAGGTGGCCGGGATCACCACCGCCAGCGTCAATCTGGCGACCGAACGGGCGCGGGTAACCTTTGCCGCCGGCACCGTGGCGGTGGCCGACGTGGTACTGGCGGTGGAGAAAGCCGGCTTCACCGCCCAGGTGGTGGTCGACGGCGACAGCCAGATGGACAAGGAAGAGGCCGCCCATGCGGCAGACCTGCGCCGTCAGGGCCGCTTGCTGGCGCTGTCCGCCCTTCTTACCCTGCCGCTGGTCGCCGGCATGGTCGCCCATCTCGCCGGTTGGAGTTGGACCCTTTCCGGCTGGTGGCAATTGGTTTTGTCGGCCCCGGTACAGTTTTGGATCGGCTGGCGCTTTTATGTGGGCGCCTGGACCAGCTTGAAGGGCGGCAGCGGCAACATGGACGTGCTGGTGGCCTTGGGCACCAGTGCCGCCTGGGGCGTTTCCGCCGTTGCGGTGGCGCAAGGCCATGGCGATCACGCCGATCTGTACTTTGAAGGCGCCGCCGTGGTCATCACCTTGGTGCTGCTGGGCAAGCTGCTGGAAACCCGGGCCAAGCGCTCGGCGGCCGGGGCCATCCGGGCGCTGATGCGCTTGCGCCCGGAAACAGCCCGGGTGGAACGCGACGGCAGGCTGGTGGAAATCCCCGCCGATTCGGTCCATCCCGGCGACGTGGTGCAAATCCGTCCAGGCGAGCGGGTGCCGGTGGATGGTGTGGTGGTCGAGGGCAATTCGCAGATGGACGAGGCGCTGATCACCGGCGAAAGCCTGCCGGTGGCCAAGGAGGCGGGGGCGCCAGTGGTGGCCGGGGCCATCAACGGCGACGGCTTGCTGCGGGTGCGCGCCACCCGGGTGGGCAGCGAAAGCACCATTTCCCGCATCATCCGCATGGTCCAAGGCGCGCAGGCGGCCAAGGCGCCGGTACAGAAACTGGTGGATCGCATCTCGGCCATCTTCGTTCCCGTGGTGGTGGCCATCGCCGCCGCCGCTTTTCTGCTCTGGTGGTTGGCGGTGGGCGATGTGGGCCTAGCCTTCGTCGCCGCCGTGTCGGTGCTGGTCATCGCCTGTCCTTGCGCCTTGGGGCTGGCGACGCCGACGGCGATTATGGTCGGCACCGGCATGGCTGCCCGCCACGGTATCCTGATCAAGGATGCCGAGGCGCTGGAACTGGCCCATTTCGTCGATGTGGTGGTGTTCGACAAGACCGGCACCCTGACCCTGGGCAAGCCAGCGGTGGTGGCGGTGCAGGGTGATCCGGAGTTGCTGCGTCTGGCCGCCTCTGCCCAACAAGGCAGCGAGCATCCGTTGGCCGGGGCGGTGCTGGCCCATGCCGCCGGTCTGGACTTGGGCAAACCGGAGAAGTTCAAGGCCTTGCCCGGTCGCGGTATCGAGGCCGAAATCGAGGGCCATGTCGTGCTGGTCGGCTCGCCCCGGTTGATGGCCGAACGCGGGCTGGATCTGGCCGCTTGGGCCGACGCGGCGCGGGCCGAGGAAGAACTGGGCCGCACCGTGGTGTGGGCGGCAGCGGATGGTCGGGTACTGGGCTTCATCGCCCTGGCCGACCCGGTCAAGGACAGCGCCGCCGAAGCCATCGCCGGGCTGAAGGCCTTGGGTGTGCGCTCGGTGATGCTGACCGGCGACAATGCCCGTGCGGCGGCAACGGTGGCCGCCAGCCTGGGGCTCGACCGCTTCATCGCTGAAGTCCTGCCCGAGGACAAGGAAGCGCAAATCCAGGCCTTGAAGGCGGAAGGCCATGTGGTCGCCATGGTCGGCGATGGTGTCAACGATGCGCCCGCCCTGGCCGCCGCCCATGTGGGCATCGCCATGGGCACCGGCACCGACGTGGCCATGCAGGCGGCGGGGATCACCCTGGTCAAGGGCGATCCGGCCCTGCTGCCCGCCGCCTTGTCCATTTCGCGGGCGACGCGGGCCAAGATCCGGCAAAATCTGTTCTGGGCCTTTTTCTATAACGTGGTGGCCATTCCGCTGGCGGCGCTGGCCTTGCTGACCCCGGTCATCGCCGGGGCGGCCATGGCTTTTTCCAGCGTGTCGGTGGTGTCCAATTCGTTGTTGCTGCGGCGCTGGAGGGGATGA
- the cueR gene encoding Cu(I)-responsive transcriptional regulator — translation MNIGQAAKHSGIAAKTIRYYEEIGLIPPAGRTASGYRDYGEAEVETLKFIHKARSLGFSVHDVGDLLTLWRDRARASADVRRIAQGHVAAVDRKIAELQAIKQTLEGLIHRCHGDDRPDCPILRELAPDCCGGTGQGL, via the coding sequence ATGAATATCGGGCAAGCGGCCAAGCATTCCGGCATCGCCGCCAAGACCATCCGTTATTACGAGGAGATCGGGCTGATCCCGCCGGCGGGACGCACCGCATCGGGCTATCGCGATTATGGCGAGGCCGAGGTGGAGACGCTCAAATTCATCCATAAGGCGCGGTCCTTGGGCTTTTCCGTCCACGATGTCGGCGATCTGCTGACCCTGTGGCGCGACCGGGCGCGGGCCAGCGCCGATGTGCGCCGCATCGCCCAGGGCCATGTGGCGGCGGTGGACCGCAAGATCGCCGAGTTGCAGGCCATCAAGCAGACGTTGGAAGGGTTGATCCATCGCTGTCACGGCGACGACCGCCCCGATTGCCCGATCCTGCGGGAATTGGCGCCGGATTGTTGCGGCGGCACGGGGCAGGGGCTATAA
- a CDS encoding divergent polysaccharide deacetylase family protein has translation MSRREIRRMLMESKRAPTHHKPWAVSLLMALVLLGGVGLGIGAGYGILSARSERQESRAWEQAEMQVDRPPRRDEMLAAPAANPEPPPEPVPEKFDPLIPVPMPRPGGLADDGFDPEAEDNNGPAVAVRPAMAPPPQLAALPLPAPAPDPGGKPAWVRYAVPSPAIGSRPMIAVVIDDLGVDRKRSERVTTLPAPLTLAWMTYADNLRPITQAARQRGHELMVHVPMQPQSESYDPGPDVLEVGLPTEELRRRLRWGLSRFDGFVGINNHMGSRFTADRAGMNVVMDEIRARGLLFLDSVTTQKSVAPDLARQYGVPFAARHVFLDNEMTVSAVRGQLAKTEAYARKYGAAIAIGHPHDGTIEALAGWLPGLEAKGFVLVPVTTIVKRELGR, from the coding sequence GTGTCGCGGCGCGAAATTCGGCGCATGTTGATGGAAAGCAAGCGCGCCCCCACCCATCACAAGCCATGGGCGGTCAGCCTGCTGATGGCCTTGGTGCTGCTGGGCGGCGTCGGTCTGGGCATCGGCGCCGGCTATGGCATTTTGTCGGCGCGCTCGGAACGCCAGGAAAGCCGCGCCTGGGAACAGGCGGAAATGCAGGTGGATCGCCCGCCCCGGCGCGACGAAATGCTGGCCGCCCCCGCCGCCAATCCCGAACCGCCGCCCGAGCCGGTGCCGGAAAAATTCGATCCCTTGATCCCGGTGCCCATGCCGCGCCCCGGCGGCTTGGCCGATGACGGCTTCGATCCCGAGGCGGAAGACAACAACGGCCCCGCCGTCGCGGTGAGGCCAGCAATGGCACCGCCGCCGCAACTGGCCGCCTTGCCGTTACCGGCGCCAGCCCCCGATCCCGGCGGCAAGCCGGCCTGGGTGCGCTATGCGGTGCCGTCCCCGGCCATCGGTAGCCGCCCGATGATCGCCGTGGTCATCGACGATCTGGGCGTCGACCGCAAGCGCAGCGAGCGGGTGACCACCTTGCCCGCGCCCTTGACCCTGGCGTGGATGACCTATGCCGACAATTTGCGTCCCATCACCCAGGCGGCGCGCCAGCGCGGGCACGAACTGATGGTGCACGTGCCCATGCAGCCGCAAAGCGAATCCTATGATCCCGGCCCCGACGTGCTGGAAGTGGGGTTGCCGACCGAGGAATTGCGCCGGCGGCTGCGCTGGGGCCTAAGCCGATTCGACGGTTTCGTCGGCATCAACAACCATATGGGCTCGCGCTTTACCGCCGATCGCGCCGGCATGAACGTGGTGATGGATGAAATCCGCGCCCGTGGCCTGCTGTTCCTGGATTCGGTCACCACCCAGAAAAGCGTCGCCCCCGATCTGGCCCGTCAATACGGCGTGCCCTTCGCCGCCCGTCACGTGTTTTTGGATAACGAGATGACGGTTTCGGCGGTGCGCGGGCAATTGGCCAAGACCGAGGCCTATGCCCGTAAATACGGTGCCGCCATCGCCATCGGCCATCCCCATGACGGCACCATCGAGGCCTTGGCCGGCTGGCTGCCGGGATTGGAAGCCAAGGGCTTCGTCCTGGTGCCGGTCACCACCATCGTCAAGCGCGAGCTGGGGCGCTGA
- a CDS encoding sensor histidine kinase: MAVFLCALLLWVNSASAHVVVLSPKDQSLSLNTLFEHRTDAEGTLTVDAVTAEDEGWDDNGQQAFGYTRQVHWFRLHLLRPTQASGDWVLELGRPYVDDIRVYVGDGGKGWTEYRLGDHQPVASRPLASRLFAVPLNLPADKPVTIMIRSESTSATVLTASLWRPAAFAGQQSRDGLLFGVYYGALLVVVLFHFSIGLWIADRTHIIYAGFVLTQLVSYAFINGFAQLAFEQSWQYLSDRAINIGNFSGSLLATWLWTEILQMRRNFPRLRILYLAVMALYLLMLIIGWGRLYTDLAPLSFMLGMAVNVVTLAVSARLLLGHPRQVTLWFYVLAFVVANLGLLIHTLSLIGWVPLYLLPENLFQVSSIAHIVLLSAGLFYRVRQLDQERSQAREEAISASARADGQRSLVAMLSHEFRTPLSMIHSAAQMVRFRETQMATGSLERLDRIEGTARRLSALIDVFLASDALDQGKIVLNPRQGDLSVLVERVLAQFGNQARRIRVSPFPPIRLTADHDLLSVALRNCLANALNYSPPQSPVHLTLTQTDQVVSLVVEDEGHGIAADELENIGTPYYRGKSSSGKTGSGLGISMVRTIIAAHGGAMTLESAPGTGTKITLSLKDEVSAPARA, from the coding sequence GTGGCGGTCTTCCTGTGCGCATTACTGCTGTGGGTCAATTCGGCCAGTGCCCATGTGGTGGTGCTGTCGCCCAAGGATCAGAGTCTCAGCCTCAACACCTTGTTCGAGCATCGCACCGATGCCGAGGGCACGCTGACGGTCGATGCCGTCACCGCCGAAGACGAGGGTTGGGACGATAACGGCCAACAGGCCTTCGGCTATACCCGTCAAGTGCATTGGTTCCGCCTGCACCTGCTGCGCCCGACCCAGGCCAGCGGTGATTGGGTGCTGGAACTGGGCCGCCCCTATGTGGACGATATCCGCGTCTATGTGGGCGATGGCGGCAAGGGTTGGACCGAATACCGCCTGGGCGACCACCAGCCGGTGGCGTCAAGGCCGCTGGCATCGCGCCTGTTCGCCGTGCCGCTGAACCTGCCCGCCGACAAGCCGGTGACCATCATGATCCGCAGCGAAAGCACCAGCGCCACCGTGCTGACCGCATCCCTGTGGCGCCCCGCGGCCTTTGCCGGCCAACAAAGCCGCGATGGGCTGTTGTTCGGGGTGTATTACGGCGCGCTCTTGGTGGTGGTGCTGTTTCACTTCAGCATCGGTTTGTGGATCGCCGACCGCACCCACATCATCTATGCCGGCTTCGTGCTGACGCAATTGGTGTCCTACGCCTTCATCAACGGTTTCGCCCAATTGGCGTTCGAGCAATCGTGGCAATATCTCAGCGACCGGGCCATCAACATCGGCAATTTCAGCGGTTCGCTGCTGGCCACCTGGCTATGGACCGAAATCCTGCAAATGCGCCGCAATTTTCCGCGCCTGCGGATTTTGTATCTGGCCGTGATGGCGCTTTACCTGCTCATGCTGATCATCGGCTGGGGCCGGCTTTATACCGATCTGGCACCGCTGTCCTTCATGCTCGGCATGGCCGTCAATGTCGTCACCCTGGCGGTATCGGCCCGCCTGCTGCTGGGTCATCCCCGTCAGGTGACCTTATGGTTCTATGTGCTGGCCTTCGTCGTCGCCAATCTCGGCCTGCTCATTCACACCTTGTCGCTGATCGGGTGGGTTCCACTTTATCTGCTGCCGGAAAACCTGTTCCAGGTCAGCTCCATCGCCCATATCGTCCTTTTGTCCGCCGGCCTGTTCTATCGGGTCCGCCAGCTTGACCAGGAACGCAGCCAAGCGCGGGAAGAAGCCATTTCCGCCTCGGCCCGCGCCGACGGCCAACGCTCGCTGGTGGCCATGCTGTCGCATGAATTCCGCACGCCGCTGTCCATGATCCATTCCGCCGCGCAGATGGTCCGCTTCCGCGAAACCCAGATGGCCACCGGATCGCTGGAACGGCTGGACCGCATCGAAGGCACCGCACGGCGGCTGTCGGCCTTGATCGACGTGTTCCTGGCCAGCGATGCCCTGGACCAGGGCAAGATCGTGCTGAACCCGCGCCAGGGCGACCTGTCGGTATTGGTGGAACGGGTGCTGGCCCAGTTCGGCAACCAGGCGCGGCGTATCCGGGTTTCGCCTTTCCCGCCCATCCGCCTGACTGCCGATCACGATCTGCTGTCGGTGGCCTTGCGCAATTGCCTGGCCAACGCCCTTAATTATTCACCGCCGCAAAGCCCGGTGCACCTGACCCTGACCCAGACCGACCAAGTGGTCAGTCTGGTGGTCGAGGACGAAGGTCACGGCATCGCCGCCGACGAGCTGGAAAACATCGGCACCCCCTATTACCGGGGGAAATCCAGTTCGGGCAAGACCGGCAGCGGCCTGGGCATCAGCATGGTGCGCACCATCATCGCCGCCCATGGCGGCGCCATGACCCTGGAAAGCGCCCCCGGCACCGGAACCAAGATCACCTTGTCGCTCAAGGATGAGGTCAGCGCCCCAGCTCGCGCTTGA
- a CDS encoding heavy-metal-associated domain-containing protein — protein sequence MSTTYRVTGMTCGGCARSVEAAIKAEAPAASVSIDLGTATITVDGADEAQVKKAVDGAGFDFQGAA from the coding sequence ATGAGCACGACCTATCGCGTCACCGGCATGACCTGCGGCGGCTGCGCCCGTTCGGTGGAAGCGGCCATCAAGGCCGAGGCGCCGGCGGCCTCGGTCAGCATCGATTTGGGTACCGCCACCATTACCGTCGATGGCGCCGACGAGGCGCAGGTGAAAAAGGCGGTGGACGGCGCCGGCTTCGATTTTCAAGGCGCGGCCTGA
- a CDS encoding DsbA family protein translates to MIRNTFAAILLASAASMAALPAQAQETFDAKQTDAVRKIVRDYLMEHPEVIGEAIEALREKMRAQAESDAKKAIEARKDEIFNDANDPVSGNAKGDVVIVEFFDYNCPYCKVVLDPMMEAAKADGKVKLVFKEMPILSEDSLTAARAALAAKKLGKYDEVHRALMKFRGKLDEKTIFRLIGEAGVSTDQIKKEMMAPEIEKQIKKNIELAHALDISSTPSFVVAGADGKAARTLSGALEGQVFKQLIDITRKGGRLTGAN, encoded by the coding sequence ATGATCCGCAACACCTTCGCCGCAATCCTGCTTGCCTCGGCCGCCAGCATGGCCGCCCTGCCCGCCCAAGCCCAGGAAACCTTCGACGCGAAGCAGACCGACGCCGTGCGCAAGATCGTGCGCGATTACCTGATGGAACACCCCGAAGTGATCGGCGAAGCCATCGAGGCGTTGCGCGAAAAGATGCGCGCCCAGGCGGAAAGCGACGCCAAGAAGGCCATCGAGGCGCGCAAGGACGAGATCTTCAACGATGCCAATGACCCGGTCTCCGGCAATGCCAAGGGCGACGTGGTCATCGTCGAGTTCTTCGACTACAACTGCCCCTATTGCAAGGTGGTGCTGGACCCGATGATGGAGGCCGCCAAGGCCGACGGCAAGGTCAAGCTGGTGTTCAAGGAAATGCCGATCCTGTCGGAAGATTCGCTGACCGCCGCCCGCGCCGCCCTGGCCGCCAAGAAGCTGGGCAAGTACGACGAAGTCCACCGCGCCCTGATGAAGTTCCGCGGCAAGCTGGACGAAAAGACCATTTTCCGCCTGATCGGCGAGGCCGGCGTCAGCACCGACCAGATCAAGAAGGAAATGATGGCCCCCGAGATCGAAAAGCAGATCAAGAAGAACATCGAACTGGCCCACGCGCTCGACATCTCGTCGACGCCGTCCTTCGTCGTCGCCGGCGCCGACGGCAAGGCCGCCCGCACTCTGTCGGGCGCGCTCGAGGGCCAAGTGTTCAAGCAGTTGATCGACATTACCCGCAAGGGCGGTCGTCTGACCGGCGCCAACTAA